One Polaribacter reichenbachii genomic window, ATAGAGAAAAAAGTAATTAACAATACTCTTAAAACCCGAGTAAGAGTTCCTTCCCTTTTGGAAGGTTAGGATGGGCTTTTGTATGAAAAGTTTTGAAACAGAAATAGAAAATCCGATTGTAGAAAAAGATATTATTGAATTGGCAGATAAAATTGCTGCATTCAATAACCTACAAATTGATGAGGAAAAATTCAGAAGTCTTCGTTTAGCAAGAGGAGTTTACGGTCAGCGTCAAGCAGGCGTACAAATGATTCGTATAAAACTGCCTTATGGTAAAGTGAAGAGTAATCAATTACGCAGAATTTCTGAAGTTTCTGATGAATATTCTAGAGGTAGATTGCATATTACAACGCGTCAAGATATTCAAATTCATTATGTAGATCTAAACAGAACTCCAGAATTGTGGGCAGAGTTAGAAAAAGATGATGTTACATTAAGAGAAGCTTGTGGTAATGTGGTTAGAAACGTAACAGCATCAGAAACTGCAGGTATAGATGTTAACGAGCCTTTTGATGTTTCTCCTTATGCAGATGCATTGTATAAATTCTTTTTACGTAACCCAATTTGTCAAGAAATGGGACGTAAATTTAAAGTTTCATTTTCTTCTACGGATGAAGATACAGGCTTGTCTTATTTACACGATTTAGGTTTTATCGCTAAAATTGAAAACGGAATAAGAGGTTTTAAAGTAATGGTAGCGGGTGGTTTAGGTTCGCAACCAAGACACGCAGAAACTTTATACGAGTTTTTACCATCAGACAAAATAATTCCGGTAATGGAAGGTGTTTTAAGAATTTTTGATAGATATGGTGAGCGTAAAAGTAGGGCCAAAGCAAGAATGAAATTCTTATTAAAAGATATCGGTTTAGAAGCTTTTAGAGATTTAATTGCACAAGAACAAAAAGCAATTGAATTAAAAACGGTTGCCATAGATGCAGACGCTTATGTTGCTTCAACTCCTGTTTCTGTTGATGTGCCTCAGGTTGAAATTAAAAACCAAGAAGCATTTGAATTATGGAAATCGACTAATTTAATTCCCCAAAAACAAGAAGGTTTTGTAGCAATCGGAATTAAAGTTTTATTAGGAGATTTTTACACAGACAAAGCAAGATTATTAGCAGATTTAGTTGATGAATATGCAGCAGGAGAAATTAGATTAACATTACGTCAGAATATTGTGATTCCTTTTGTTAAGGAAGACTTGGTTCCTTATTTTTATCAAGAACTAGAAAAATTAGGTTTTGTTGAGGCAGGGTATAACAAAGCAGTAGATATTACAGCTTGTCCAGGAACAGATACATGTAATTTAGGTATTGCAAGTAGTACAGGAATTGCAGAAGAGTTAGAGAAAGTGATTGCTGCAGAATATCCTCAATACTTAAAAAACGAAGATCTTGTTATTAAGATTAGTGGTTGTATGAATGCTTGTGGGCAACACAATATGGCTAATATTGGTTTTCAAGGGATGACAGTAAGAACGCCAGACAAATTAGTTGCACCAGCATTGCAAGTTTTATTAGGTGGTGGTAATTTAGGTGATGGAAATGGTGTTTTTGCAGATAAAGTTGTAAAAGTACCAAGTAGAAGAGGCCCAGAAGCATTAAGAAGAATCTTAAACGATTTTGAAGCCAATGCAAACGGAAAACAATTTGTTGATTATTATAAAGAACAAGGAGAAAAATATTTCTATAATTTCTTAAACGATTTACAAGACGCAACTAATTTAACCCAAGAAGATTTTATTGATTGGGGAGAGTCTGAAAAGTATGTAAAAGAAATCGGAATTGGAGAGTGTGCAGGTGTTGTTATCGATTTAATTGCTACTTTGTTTTTAGAAAGTGAAGAGAAAATTGATAATGCAAAAGATGCCTTAGAAAACGGAGTGTATTCTGGTTCAATTTATTATACATATCAATCAATAGTAAATTCTGCAAAAGCATCATTATTAGCAGAAAATAAGAAAACGAATACACACGCAAGTATAATAGCGCAATTCGATGATTTATTTGTAACATCTGGTAAAATAAATTTAGGTACATCTTTTTCAGAGTTGATTTATCAAATTAATAAATATGCACCAACAAAAGAGTTTGCTGAGAAATATATAAATGATGCAAATACATTTTTACAAAAAGTAAGAGCTTATAGAGAAGCAGAAACTACAGTTGCACAATAATTCGCTTAAAAGAAAAAGTATGAGTTTAAAAACGCCAAAATTAACGGTTGTAGGTGCTGGTCCTGGAGATGTAGATTTAATTACAATAAAAGCAATTAAAGTTTTAAAAACTGCAGATGTTGTTTTATACGATGCTTTAGTAAATGAAGAATTACTAGATTACATCAATCCAGAAGCAGAGCAAATTTTTGTAGGTAAACGTAGAGGCTGCTATCGTTATCAACAAGAACAAATTAACGAATTAATTGTAGAAAGAGCTAAAACTTCTGGACACGTAGTTCGTTTAAAAGGTGGAGACCCATTTATTTTTGGTAGAGGAGCAGAAGAAATGGAATATGCTGCAAATAATGGTTTAGAAACAGCAATTGTTCCAGGTATTTCATCTTCTTTAGCAGTGCCTGCATATCAAAATATACCTTTAACAAAAAGAGGGAGTTCAGAAAGTTTTTGGGTAATTACGGGTACAACAAAAGAGCATAAAATATCATCAGATATCGAATTGGCAGCAAAGTCTAATGCAACAGTAGTGGTGTTAATGGGCATGAGTAAGTTGCCTCAAATTGTAAAATTATTTCAAGCTCAAGGTAAAAATAATTTACCAGTTGCTATTATTCAAAATGGCACAAGAGCTGATGAAAAAATCGGAATAGGCACTGTAGATACTATCGAAAATGTTGTTGTAGAAAACGAATTAAGAAATCCTGCAATTATTGTTTTGGGAGATGTTGTAAAACATCGTCAAGTCATTTTAGATATTCAACAAGAATATGCAACTCAATTAAAAGAATAGTATTTTGGAAAGAAATAATTTATATCCTATTTTTTTAAAAACCAAAAACTTACAAGTATTAATTGTTGGTGGAGGTTTTGTGGCAGAAGAAAAACTAACGTTTTTGTTAAAATCGAGCCCAGATGCTAATGTAACAATTGTATCACCAATGTTTAGAGAAGGTACAGTAACTTTGTCAAAAAAAGGGAATGTAAAACTTATTCAAAAAAAGTATAGTAAAAAGTATTTAAAAGGGAAGCACATTGTTGTGGCAACAACCGATATTCCTAAAATTAACGAAACAGTTTACAGCCATTGTAGAAAAAGAAGTATTTTAGTTAATGTTGCAGATAATCCACCATATTGCGATTTTTATATGGGAGGAATTGTAACAAAAGGAAATGTAAAAGTGGCAATTTCTACAAACGGAAAATCGCCAACAACAGCTAAAAGATTACGTCAGTTTTTCGAAGAAGTAATTCCAGAAAATATTGATGATTTAGTAAAGAATTTAAACGAGTATAGAAAAACCATCAAAGGAGACTTTGAGGAAAAAGTAGAAAAGCTAAACGAATTCACAAAAAGTTTAGTACAGAAATAAAATGGCTATTAGCCTTTAGCGTTTTGCAATTAGCGAAAGGCCAAAAGCGAAAAGCCAAAAGCAAACAATTATGATTACAACAGATATATTAATTATCGGAGCAGGACCAACAGGATTATTCACAATTTTCGAAGCAGGTTTATTAAAATTAAAATGTCATTTAATAGATGCGTTACCACAACCAGGTGGTCAATGTTCAGAAATTTATCCAAAGAAACCAATTTATGATATTCCTGCCTATCCAGAAATTTTAGCAGGCGATTTAACAGACAAACTGTTAGAACAAACTAAGCAATTCGAGCCAGGTTTTACTTTAGGAGAAAGAGCAGAAACTATAGATAAACAAGATGATGGTACTTTTATTGTAACTACAAATAAGGGCACAAAACATCACGCAAAAATTGTTGCTATTGCAGGTGGTTTAGGTTCTTTTGAGCCAAGAAAACCAGCTATTGATAACTTAATAAAGTTCGAAGATAATGGAGTAGAATACATTATTAAAGAGCCAGAATTATACAGAGATAAAAAAGTGGTGATTTCTGGAGGTGGAGATTCTGCTTTAGATTGGGCAATTTTCTTATCAGATGTTGCATCAGAAGTAACTTTAATTCACAGAAGAAACGAATTTAGAGGCGCTTTAGATTCAGTAGAAAAAGCACAAGAATTAAAAAACTTGGGTAAAATCAACATTATAACTCCAGCCGAAGTAAAAGGAATTATTGGCGATGATAAAGTTACAGGTGTAGTTGTAGAGAAAAAAGGCGAAGATGCTGCAATTATAGATACAGATCACTTTATCCCTTTATTTGGTTTATCACCAAAATTAGGGCCAATTGCAAACTGGGGCCTAGAAATCGAAAAAAATGCAATTAAAGTAAATAACGCTTTAGATTATCAAACAAATATTCCAGGAATTTACGCTATTGGAGATGTAAACACCTATCCAGGAAAATTAAAATTGATTCTTTGTGGTTTTCATGAAGCAACTTTAATGTGTCAAAGTGCATACAAAAGAATTTTTCCAGACAAGAAATATGTAATGAAGTATACAACAGTAGGTGGTGTACAAGGATTTGATGGTACAAAGAAAGAAGCACCAAAAGCAGTTGTAAAAGCAATAGAATAGCAATCCTGCAAGGTTTTAAAACCTAATAGGTATGTTAATAGCTTTTTAGTCCAAAAATATTTATGAAAATAATGTTTTTAAGAAGCTATTTCCAGCTTTCAGCACTCGATTTTTTGCCTAAAAAGGCAAAAAGAGCTCAAACAAATGCTTCAATCTGGGCTAAACTAGTTTAAAAAATCAATTGCTTTCTTGCAATAAAAGGTAAATTTAAAGGTGTAAATCTAAACAAGTTTTTAAAATTTGTAAGGTTTAAAATCATCCAAATTCATTAATTTTGGACTTTGGTAAATAAATAAAAATGAGTGTAGATATTAACATAAAAATAACCGATAGAAATGGCGAAACACATGAAATTGTTGCGCCAACAGATATGGCAATGAACCTTATGGAAGTTGTTCGTTCTTACGAGTTAGCAGAAGAAGGTACTATTGGTATTTGTGGAGGAATGGCAATGTGTGCCTCTTGCCAATGTTATGTAAAATCTGATCACGAATTACCAGAAATGACAGACGATGAAGATGCAATGTTAGCAGAAGCATTTAATGTAGAAGATAATAGTAGATTAGGTTGTCAAATACAAATGACACCAGAATTAGAAGGTTTAGAAGTAGAATTAGCGCCAGAAAGCTAGAGTTTAAAAAATGAAACAATCAGAACAAATAAAAGAAGCAACCCAATTAATTGGTGCTAAAAATTACAGCATGTGTTTAAGAGACGCTGTTGAGGTTTTTACCAAACAATTAATTAATAATTTGTTCGATGTAAATGATTTAGCAGAAAGTGGTGCAGATACCAGAAATAAGTTTTTACAAATACTAAGAAGATTATCTGTAGAAAAAGGTGAGCATCTTTGGAGCGAGTATAAAAGTTTCTTTGTAGAAATTAGAGAGAAATTAGATTTAGATGCCATAGCTGCAGAAAAAAATGATCCTGCTTGCAAAAGTTTAGAAGAAGTCTATTTGGCTTATCCTGGGTTTTATGCAATTGCTGTACATCGTTTAAGTCATCAATTGCTAAAATTAGAAGTTCCTGTTTTGCCAAGAATGATGAGCGAATTTGCACATAGTACAACAGGTACAGATATTCATCCTGGTGCAGAAATTGGCGATTCATTTTTTATAGATCACGCAACAGGTATTGTAATAGGAGAAACAACCATTATTAAAAATGATGTTTCTATTTATCAAGGAGTAACTTTAGGAGGTATCCAAGTTAAAAAGAGTTTGGCATCAACTAAAAGACATCCAACTATAGAAAGTGGCGTTGTTATTTACGCAAATGCTACTATTTTAGGTGGTGATGTAATTATTGGCGCAAATTCTGTTATTGGCGCAAATGTTTGTGTTACAGAATCAATTTTAGAAAATTCTGTAGTAACTGTACAATCAGAAAATAATATTTTTCAAAAAAGAAATTAAAAAATGCAGACAAAAAGTATCATAGATTTTGTAGGAAATACACCTTTGGTGGAAGCAAGAAATATCTTTAAAAAAGAAGGAGTTACTTTATTATTAAAATTAGAAGGTAACAATCCTGGAGGAAGTGTAAAAGATAGAGCTGCTTATTATATGATTTCTGAAGCCATCAAAAGAAAAAATATTAAACAAGGAGATACTTTAGTAGAAGCTACAAGTGGTAATACAGGTATTGCTTTAGCTTTAATGGCAAAAGTTTTGGGTGTAAATATGGTAATAACAATGCCAGAAAACTCAACTATAGAAAGAGTTAAAACAATGCGTGCTTATGGTGCAAAAGTAATTTTAACTCCTGCTGATAAAGGTATGGAAGGTGCAATTGATCACGCATTAAAATTAAAATATAAAAAAGGATATTTTCGATTAAATCAATTCGACAATTTCGATAATCCAAAGGCACATTACAAAACAACTGGTCCAGAAATCTGGAGAGATACAGAAGGCGAAGTAACGCATTTTGTTTCTGCAATGGGTACAACTGGTACAATTACAGGTGTTTCAGATTTCTTAAAAGAAAAAAACGAAAACATTACAATTATTGGTGCACAGCCTAAAGATGGTGCAAGAATTCCTGGTATCAGAAAATGGAAAGAAGAATATTTGCCAGCTATTTTTAATTTAAAAAAAATAGATCAAGTATTAGAAGTAAGTGAAGAAGAAGCAAGAGAAATGACTATTCGTCTAGCAAAAGAAGAAGGTATTTTTGCAGGTATGAGTAGTGGGGGATCTGTTGCAACAGCATTAAAAGTAGCAAACTCAATAGATAAAGGAGTTGTTGTAGCAATCATTTGCGATAGAGGAGATAGATACTTATCATCAGATATCTATCAGTAAATTAAAAGTAAAATAGCTATTTGCTATAAAATCAAAAAAAAAGTTCGTTACTTTGTCGCGAATTTAGTTCATAAACTTATTAATACGTTATCACGAAAGGCAGAGGGATTAGACCCAATGAAGCTTTGGCAACCTCTCAGAAATGAGAAAGGTGCTACATTCTACAATCTATTTTGATGATTTATCAAAACAGTAATTGACAGATAACAGCGAAAAATACCACTTTCCTGATGACATATGATAGAATAATAAAATATGTCAAACATATACAAAGCTTTACAAGAGAGAATTTTAGTTTTAGATGGTGCTATGGGTACTATGCTACAAGCTTATAAATTTACAGAAGAAGATTTTAGAGGAGAACGCTTTAAAGATTACCCAACACCTTTGCAGGGTAATAACGATTTATTGTCTATAACGCAACCAGAGGCTATAAAAACTATTCACGGAAAATATTTTGAAGCTGGTGCAGATATTATAGAAACCAATACTTTTTCTGGAACTACAATTGCAATGGCAGATTATCAGATGGAAGATTTAGTGTACGAGCTAAATTATCAATCTGCAAAAATAGCCAAAGAAGTTGCTGATGAATTTACAGCAAAAGAACCACATAAACCACGTTTTGTAGCAGGCTCTATTGGGCCAACCAACAGAACTGCAAGTATGTCTCCAGATGTTAATGATCCTGGTTATAGAGCTGTAACTTTCGATGAATTAAGAATTGCTTACAAACAGCAAGCAGAAGCTTTAATGGATGGCGGAGCAGATATCTTATTAGTAGAAACTGTTTTTGATACCTTAAATGCAAAAGCAGCTTTATTTGCAATAGAGCAAGTAAAAGAAGAAAGAGCTATCGAAATTCCTGTAATGTTAAGTGGTACAATTACAGATGCTTCTGGTAGAACTTTATCGGGACAAACAGCAGAGGCATTTTTAATTTCTGTTTCTCATATTCCATTACTTTCAGTAGGATTTAATTGTGCTTTAGGAGCCAATTTATTACAACCCCATTTAGAGGCAATTGCCAATAAAACTGAGTTTGCAGTTTCTGCACATCCAAATGCAGGTTTACCAAATGCTTTTGGTGAGTATGATGAAACCCCAGAAGAAATGGGAGAACAGATTGAAGAATATTTAAAGAAAAATCTAATCAATATTATTGGGGGTTGTTGTGGTACATCACCAGATCATATTCGTGTAATTGCAGATATTGCTGCTAAATATAAACCTAGAGAAGCTGTAACTGTCAGTACAGTAGAAAGTTCTTTATAAAATGATAGAAAGTAGATGAAGATAATGCAGAGCAAATACATGAAATTATCAGGATTAGAACCACTAATCTTGAACGAAAATAGCAATTTTATAAATGTTGGAGAACGTACAAATGTTGCAGGTTCTCGTAAGTTTTTACGATTAATTAAGGAAGAAAAATTTGATGAAGCTTTAGATATTGCACGTCATCAAGTTGATGGAGGAGCGCAAATCGTTGACATTAATATGGATGATGGACTTCTTGATGGAAAAGAAGCAATGGTTCGTTTTTTAAACTTAATTGCTGCAGAACCAGATATTTGTAGAGTGCCAATGATGATTGATAGTTCTAAGTGGGAAATCATTGAAGCTGGTTTACAAGTTGTACAAGGTAAATGTGTTGTAAATTCAATCTCTTTAAAAGAAGGTGAAGATAAATTTATAAAAGAAGCTAAACTAATAAAAAAGTATGGAGCTGCTGTAATTGTAATGGCTTTTGATGAAGTTGGACAAGCAGATAATTACGAACGAAGAATTGAAATAGCTAAAAGATCTTATGATATCTTAGTCAATAAAGTTAACTTTCCATCAGAAGATATTATTTTCGATTTAAACATATTTCCTGTGGCAACTGGAATGGATGAGCACAGAAAAAATGCCATCGATTTTATTGAAGCTACAAGATGGGTTCGTCAAAATTTAGAAAATGTTTCTGTAAGTGGAGGTGTAAGTAACGTTTCATTTTCGTTTAGAGGTAACAATGGAGTTCGTGAAGCAATGCACTCTGTTTTCTTGTATTATGCCATTCAAGCTGGTATGAATATGGGAATTGTAAACCCTGCAATGTTAGAGGTTTATGATGATATTCCAAAAGATTTATTAGAACATATAGAAGATGTAATTTTAGATAGAAGAGAAGATGCAACAGAACGTTTATTAGATTTTGCAGAAACTGTAAAAGGGTCTAAAGTTGGTAAAACTGTTGATTTATCTTGGAGAGAAAATCCGTTACAAGACAGAATTACACACGCTTTAGTAAAAGGAATTGATGCTTTTATTATTGAAGATGTTGAAGAAGCAAGGCAAGAAGCAGAAAAACCAATTGAAGTTATAGAAGGTAACTTAATGATTGGTATGAATGTGGTTGGAGATTTATTTGGAGCAGGAAAAATGTTTTTACCTCAGGTTGTAAAATCTGCTAGGGTAATGAAAAAAGCAGTAGGTTACCTTAACCCTTTTATAGAGGAAGCTAAAAAGGAGGCCCCTAAATCCCCAAAGGGGACTTTACATTGGAAAACTACAGATCCATTAAACTATAGTTTACTTCTTGAGTATTCTAAGAAAATGCGAAATCAACCAACAGAAGCAGAAAGTTTACTGTGGGATGTTTTAAGTAATAAAAAACTAGATGGATACAAGTTTAGAAGACAACATATTATAGGTAACTATATTGCTGATTTTATATGTCTAAAAACAAACTTAATAGTTGAGGTTGATGGTTCAATTCATCAATTACCAGAAAATAAAGTTTCAGATAAAGAAAGAACTGAATGGTTAGAAAATGAAGGATATAGAGTATTAAGATTCACTAATCAGCAAGTTTTATCAAATTTAGATTTTGTTTTAGAAAAAATAAAAGCAAACTTAGCAATTCCCCCTTTGGGGGCTAGGGGGCCTTTAGGTAAAATTTTAATGGCAACTGTTAAGGGCGATGTTCATGATATTGGTAAAAATATTGTGTCTGTGGTTTTGGGTTGTAATAACTATGAGATTGTAGATTTAGGTGTTATGGTACCACCTGAAAAAATTATAGAAGCTGCTAAAAAAGAAAATGTAGATGCTATTGGTTTAAGCGGATTAATTACACCTTCTTTAGATGAAATGGTGTATTTGGCCAAAGAAATGGAACGTCAAAATTTCGAGTTGCCATTGTTAATTGGTGGTGCAACAACATCAAAAGCACACACTGCTGTTAAAATTGATACACAATATAAAAATGCGGTTGTTCACGTAAATGATGCATCTAGAGCAGTAACAGTTGTAGGTGATTTATTGAATAAGAAAACAAATAATGAGTACGTTGCCAAATTAAAGAAAGATTATGACGAATTCAGAACCAAGTTTTTAAAACGAGGTAAAGAAAAATCTTATATTTCTATTGATGAAGCTCGCAAACGTAGATATAAAATTGATTGGAAAACATCAGAAATTGTAAAACCTAGAGAATTAGGAATTCAGACTTTAGAGCAACTAAGTTTAAAAGAATTAGTACCTTTTATAGATTGGAGTCCGTTTTTTAGAAGTTGGGATTTACACGGAAAATTCCCAGACATTTTAACGGATAAAGTAGTTGGTGAGCAAGCATCAATAATGTATGAAGAAGCTCAACAAATGATAAAAGAAATCATTGCAAAGCAACTTTTAAAACCAAAAGCAATATTTGGTTTGTTCGAGGCAAATACCATTAATGAGGATGATATTTCTGTTCATAAAAAAGGCGGAGAAGAATTTGTTTTTAGAACTTTACGTCAGCAATTAAAGAAAAGAGAAGGGATACCAAATATTGCGTTATCAGATTTTGTGGCTCCAAAAGAAACTGGAAAAACAGATTATATGGGTGCTTTTTGTGTAGGTATTTTTGGAGCACAAGAATTGGCAGACTCTTACAAAGCTAAAGAAGATGATTATAATGCAATTATGGCGCAAGCTATAGCAGATCGTTTTGCAGAAGCTTTTGCAGAGTATTTACATAAACAAATTAGAATAAAACATTGGGGTTATTCTGCTGATGAAGAATTGACAAATGATGATTTAATTAAAGAAA contains:
- a CDS encoding HEPN domain-containing protein, translated to MKSFETEIENPIVEKDIIELADKIAAFNNLQIDEEKFRSLRLARGVYGQRQAGVQMIRIKLPYGKVKSNQLRRISEVSDEYSRGRLHITTRQDIQIHYVDLNRTPELWAELEKDDVTLREACGNVVRNVTASETAGIDVNEPFDVSPYADALYKFFLRNPICQEMGRKFKVSFSSTDEDTGLSYLHDLGFIAKIENGIRGFKVMVAGGLGSQPRHAETLYEFLPSDKIIPVMEGVLRIFDRYGERKSRAKARMKFLLKDIGLEAFRDLIAQEQKAIELKTVAIDADAYVASTPVSVDVPQVEIKNQEAFELWKSTNLIPQKQEGFVAIGIKVLLGDFYTDKARLLADLVDEYAAGEIRLTLRQNIVIPFVKEDLVPYFYQELEKLGFVEAGYNKAVDITACPGTDTCNLGIASSTGIAEELEKVIAAEYPQYLKNEDLVIKISGCMNACGQHNMANIGFQGMTVRTPDKLVAPALQVLLGGGNLGDGNGVFADKVVKVPSRRGPEALRRILNDFEANANGKQFVDYYKEQGEKYFYNFLNDLQDATNLTQEDFIDWGESEKYVKEIGIGECAGVVIDLIATLFLESEEKIDNAKDALENGVYSGSIYYTYQSIVNSAKASLLAENKKTNTHASIIAQFDDLFVTSGKINLGTSFSELIYQINKYAPTKEFAEKYINDANTFLQKVRAYREAETTVAQ
- the cobA gene encoding uroporphyrinogen-III C-methyltransferase, which translates into the protein MSLKTPKLTVVGAGPGDVDLITIKAIKVLKTADVVLYDALVNEELLDYINPEAEQIFVGKRRGCYRYQQEQINELIVERAKTSGHVVRLKGGDPFIFGRGAEEMEYAANNGLETAIVPGISSSLAVPAYQNIPLTKRGSSESFWVITGTTKEHKISSDIELAAKSNATVVVLMGMSKLPQIVKLFQAQGKNNLPVAIIQNGTRADEKIGIGTVDTIENVVVENELRNPAIIVLGDVVKHRQVILDIQQEYATQLKE
- a CDS encoding precorrin-2 dehydrogenase/sirohydrochlorin ferrochelatase family protein — its product is MERNNLYPIFLKTKNLQVLIVGGGFVAEEKLTFLLKSSPDANVTIVSPMFREGTVTLSKKGNVKLIQKKYSKKYLKGKHIVVATTDIPKINETVYSHCRKRSILVNVADNPPYCDFYMGGIVTKGNVKVAISTNGKSPTTAKRLRQFFEEVIPENIDDLVKNLNEYRKTIKGDFEEKVEKLNEFTKSLVQK
- a CDS encoding NAD(P)/FAD-dependent oxidoreductase; translated protein: MITTDILIIGAGPTGLFTIFEAGLLKLKCHLIDALPQPGGQCSEIYPKKPIYDIPAYPEILAGDLTDKLLEQTKQFEPGFTLGERAETIDKQDDGTFIVTTNKGTKHHAKIVAIAGGLGSFEPRKPAIDNLIKFEDNGVEYIIKEPELYRDKKVVISGGGDSALDWAIFLSDVASEVTLIHRRNEFRGALDSVEKAQELKNLGKINIITPAEVKGIIGDDKVTGVVVEKKGEDAAIIDTDHFIPLFGLSPKLGPIANWGLEIEKNAIKVNNALDYQTNIPGIYAIGDVNTYPGKLKLILCGFHEATLMCQSAYKRIFPDKKYVMKYTTVGGVQGFDGTKKEAPKAVVKAIE
- a CDS encoding 2Fe-2S iron-sulfur cluster-binding protein, with translation MSVDINIKITDRNGETHEIVAPTDMAMNLMEVVRSYELAEEGTIGICGGMAMCASCQCYVKSDHELPEMTDDEDAMLAEAFNVEDNSRLGCQIQMTPELEGLEVELAPES
- the epsC gene encoding serine O-acetyltransferase EpsC; the protein is MKQSEQIKEATQLIGAKNYSMCLRDAVEVFTKQLINNLFDVNDLAESGADTRNKFLQILRRLSVEKGEHLWSEYKSFFVEIREKLDLDAIAAEKNDPACKSLEEVYLAYPGFYAIAVHRLSHQLLKLEVPVLPRMMSEFAHSTTGTDIHPGAEIGDSFFIDHATGIVIGETTIIKNDVSIYQGVTLGGIQVKKSLASTKRHPTIESGVVIYANATILGGDVIIGANSVIGANVCVTESILENSVVTVQSENNIFQKRN
- the cysM gene encoding cysteine synthase CysM, giving the protein MQTKSIIDFVGNTPLVEARNIFKKEGVTLLLKLEGNNPGGSVKDRAAYYMISEAIKRKNIKQGDTLVEATSGNTGIALALMAKVLGVNMVITMPENSTIERVKTMRAYGAKVILTPADKGMEGAIDHALKLKYKKGYFRLNQFDNFDNPKAHYKTTGPEIWRDTEGEVTHFVSAMGTTGTITGVSDFLKEKNENITIIGAQPKDGARIPGIRKWKEEYLPAIFNLKKIDQVLEVSEEEAREMTIRLAKEEGIFAGMSSGGSVATALKVANSIDKGVVVAIICDRGDRYLSSDIYQ
- a CDS encoding homocysteine S-methyltransferase family protein — translated: MSNIYKALQERILVLDGAMGTMLQAYKFTEEDFRGERFKDYPTPLQGNNDLLSITQPEAIKTIHGKYFEAGADIIETNTFSGTTIAMADYQMEDLVYELNYQSAKIAKEVADEFTAKEPHKPRFVAGSIGPTNRTASMSPDVNDPGYRAVTFDELRIAYKQQAEALMDGGADILLVETVFDTLNAKAALFAIEQVKEERAIEIPVMLSGTITDASGRTLSGQTAEAFLISVSHIPLLSVGFNCALGANLLQPHLEAIANKTEFAVSAHPNAGLPNAFGEYDETPEEMGEQIEEYLKKNLINIIGGCCGTSPDHIRVIADIAAKYKPREAVTVSTVESSL
- a CDS encoding vitamin B12 dependent-methionine synthase activation domain-containing protein: MKIMQSKYMKLSGLEPLILNENSNFINVGERTNVAGSRKFLRLIKEEKFDEALDIARHQVDGGAQIVDINMDDGLLDGKEAMVRFLNLIAAEPDICRVPMMIDSSKWEIIEAGLQVVQGKCVVNSISLKEGEDKFIKEAKLIKKYGAAVIVMAFDEVGQADNYERRIEIAKRSYDILVNKVNFPSEDIIFDLNIFPVATGMDEHRKNAIDFIEATRWVRQNLENVSVSGGVSNVSFSFRGNNGVREAMHSVFLYYAIQAGMNMGIVNPAMLEVYDDIPKDLLEHIEDVILDRREDATERLLDFAETVKGSKVGKTVDLSWRENPLQDRITHALVKGIDAFIIEDVEEARQEAEKPIEVIEGNLMIGMNVVGDLFGAGKMFLPQVVKSARVMKKAVGYLNPFIEEAKKEAPKSPKGTLHWKTTDPLNYSLLLEYSKKMRNQPTEAESLLWDVLSNKKLDGYKFRRQHIIGNYIADFICLKTNLIVEVDGSIHQLPENKVSDKERTEWLENEGYRVLRFTNQQVLSNLDFVLEKIKANLAIPPLGARGPLGKILMATVKGDVHDIGKNIVSVVLGCNNYEIVDLGVMVPPEKIIEAAKKENVDAIGLSGLITPSLDEMVYLAKEMERQNFELPLLIGGATTSKAHTAVKIDTQYKNAVVHVNDASRAVTVVGDLLNKKTNNEYVAKLKKDYDEFRTKFLKRGKEKSYISIDEARKRRYKIDWKTSEIVKPRELGIQTLEQLSLKELVPFIDWSPFFRSWDLHGKFPDILTDKVVGEQASIMYEEAQQMIKEIIAKQLLKPKAIFGLFEANTINEDDISVHKKGGEEFVFRTLRQQLKKREGIPNIALSDFVAPKETGKTDYMGAFCVGIFGAQELADSYKAKEDDYNAIMAQAIADRFAEAFAEYLHKQIRIKHWGYSADEELTNDDLIKENYKGIRPAPGYPACPDHLEKETIWDLLDVENQIGVTLTESLAMWPAAAVSGYYFANKEAKYFGLGKITDDQVTDYSERKGITKEKARKWLHPSLAQE